ATACTCAGTTTGGCATTGCGGGTACGGTACTTCTCCAGTGATGACTTCCTACGTATATTTCATGAGGTACGTAGATCATGTAGTCGTAGGTGAATCTTACAAGCATAGTCTATTTTGGAGGACTTGAGTACTAGCAACGTTGATACATTGAGCGACAGTAGCACTTGATACGTACCATTCCCAACGCGTATATATCCGATTCTTTGCTTCTCTGTGCATCATCAAAGAGTAGTTCTGGTGCCTAGAAACAGTCGTATGAGCCTTGGGGAGAAGAAAACTAGCTTAACGAGCTCGATACATACAGCCCATCGCGTAGACCCAATTCGTGAGTTACTAGTATCCGAAAAGCCAAGGCTAGTTTCTGATATGGTCGATAGTCCAAAGTCTGCAAGTTTCGCTAGTCCATCAGAAGATATAAGAACGTTTAGCTATGAATGATATTAGTTATATCGAGCTCAATGCTATACGAAGCACTCGCCGCTTTGAGATCACCATGTACCTGAATGCATTGTGTGCGTTCATTATTACTGTGTGAGCAAAGTCCAAGATTATAATGAACTGACCGCGTCACattcatgcatatatgctaaacCTGATGCAATTGACCTACACTACCTAAAGGATAAGTAGTGGCTCGAAGCAATGCCTACTTAATCGAGCACACGCACCATCTCATAGCGGTCAAGGGTAGGTTccttgcgcatatattcatgaAGGTTTCCGTTTTCCATCCATTCAGAAACCATTCCTAGGTGCTGATCCCTGAAAATTATGACGCCCAGAAGCTGATGCACATGCTGATGTTTCATTCTCGACCAGTGATAAACCTCCCTCGTTGCGCGCTAGGGCCAATTCAAAAGGTGAAGTCTACCTTTGGGATCGAGCCCCGGGTTGTTAAATAAAACGTACCTTGAGGGCTTTGTCCTCACATTGCTCAATTGACGACCCTCGCCACACCTTGATTGCTACTTTCCCTCCACTACGCAGCCTACTTGTCCAAATATCCCCGAATCCTCCCCCACCGATCATGACACTGGAATCTCGCCCAGATTCCATTTGCGATGTCAGATCGATACAGCCGTGTTTTAACAAGAGATTAAATGTTTCTTCAATGGGCTATGCAAGTAGTAATAACTACGGGCCTAGAAAATAAGTATGCCGTACTTACCGTATATCGACTGATTTCCCTCTTATTTTCCTTTGGAGATTCGTCGTGGTTCCTAACAGGAGTCTCATTTTCACGCTTTTCGTTCAAATCGTATTCGAATAGGTTCCAAACGATGACCTTGCCGTCATTCGAGCTAGACGCAATGTGTTTACCAGAGGGCGAGAATGCGACTGAATATACATAGCCATCGTGGCCTGTAATAGGATTCAAAACCAGTGCACCAGTTCTTATATCCCAGATGCGGATTGTTTGATCATAAGAACCAGAGGCCAAAAACAGGCCATGAGGAGAGAAAGCGACGGAGCAAACATGACCTGTGTGCCCTTAGTATGGCTTGGCAATCGTTTCTCCACTACGAGCGTCCCATAACCGAATAGTATTATCGCAGGAAGCAGATGCAATATGTGAACCATCAGGAGAGTATGTGATTGATCGGATTGGGCCAGTATGACCGCGGAATGACCTCGCGTTTGCCACCCGTTCAATATCCCAGGCGCGAAGTGTTGTGTCGTCGGAGCCAGATATCACGTAGACACCATCTGGAGAGAATCCAACAGAGTTGACTCGACCATAATGCCCAGAAAATGAATTAGAAGATGTTCTGTTCTGTATATCCCATACTCGGACAAAGTTATCGTTGGAACCTGAGACGATAAATTTGCCGGAAGAGGAAAATGCAACTGCATTGATAGCACCAGCATGGCCATGAAGCGGATCTCCCACTTGCTCTCCAGTATCCGTATCCCATAAACGAATACTTTGATCATGGGACCCAGAAACAATCAGGTCCCCAGCAGGAGAATAGGAAACGGAAGAAACACCACGAGTATGTCCCGTATATGGTTCACCCTTTGGGGCTGGACTAGAGGTATCCCAAATTCGTACCGTTCGGTCCATGGAGCCGGAGGACACCGACTTCCCATCCGGAGAAAATGCAACAGCATAAACTGCATTGACGTGCCCGACTGGTGGCGATCGATTAGATATAACAAATACCATATAGCCGAGACGTACCATGGGTAATTGGCGCAGCCAGGCGATCTGGGTCTTTCAGCCGAGACATTTATACAAGTAATCCTTAATTACCCAGAGAAGAGTAGATAAGACAGACGGGAATATCAGGGTCCTACGATGTGATTTACACGTGCCTCTAATTATGCAAATCATATTGACAGAGCAAGCGCTTCGCCTCAACGGTTATAATTCATAACTCCGTCGCTATGAGATGTCCAAGATCCGGGAAACACACTCTTAGCTACAGTACATATCTTACAGGGagcaataataataataataatacgAGGGTCACGAGTCCTTGTGAACACATGGGCGTAGTCCAATTTACACAGCGCTTGTAGGGCGTGGCATTTCTCTGGATTGCTGCCACACCTCTGGGAAATGCGGCATGTTTCGGAAGTATCTTTAGGAGACGTCCTTATCGTAGATGTGAAACTTCCCGGTAGTTCGCCACTAATTGGTCGCTTCCTGAATATAGCACTTTCTTGTGTGATTATGCCACTTTCCTACATCCGGTGACTTGAACCGGAGCTCTTCGTGTATGAGCCAAGGCAATGAGTATTCAACGAGGCGAAAGGCTACTCATTAGCATTGAATAATTGATAAAACTTGCTATTGTAAGGATCAAGGCATCAATCCTGCGTTCAATTTACTTGCATACAGTTGTGTTGTATGTCTTGATGAATATCAGGTACAGAAGTAAGAGTTCTAGAGAGTATATGATATACTATTAAACTTGAAAATGCTATAATATCACTACAGGGGCCTTGTTTATTCACCAGTAGATGCGTCAAAAGAGTTGAAGCGCAAGCGCTTTACTGCGATTTGTCAGCACTAGTGTGCTCACATAATGTGGCCCTCAGCCAGAATCTTCTATTTAACTCAATATCTACTTCAAGAAGCTTGTTCGTAAGTTCCCTACTGAAAGTTATTCTCTTCATATGTTTCTACCAAAAACTTGGCCAACTACGTTTTAGAATGTCCGATCTAACTTCGCAACTCCAACAACTCACTGCACGGCTGGAGAGTTCAGCCCCCATCTTGAGTTCTGATGAGAGTAAACTCCTCTTTAATAGCTTTCTTCCTTTATCGCCTACAGAATCTAAATCGCTGGCTTATATAGCCCTCGCGAAGCTATGTTCTTCTGTCCGGGACGCATCTCCAGCATCCGATAACACTTCTGACCCAATCATGCCTATGTTTACCACGGAATTGGATCACCGTCTGAGCAGTACAAAAGCCGATTCTGTAACCTCTGCCCTTGGACTTCTCTACGCACTATTCCAGGTAGACCCGGCTGCTGCTACAGCACTGTTCTCTCTCCCGGAAACGGTATCCTCACTTGAAGATATAccggagattttctcagatGCTACTTCACCTGTTATCAAACCTTTTGCTAGTCTACTTGCCCAGGCTGCCAGTAATTCTTCATGCCGTAACCTGATAAATGAGCGTGGAAGATCGTGGTTGATGATGCAGGCTCGACAAACTCGTGATCCTAAGCTGCAAGCCTCAGCTGCGGTTGCGTTAACGAAACTTGCTCGCGGTATCCCCGTGTCATCCTTAGAATCTCAGGTTCAAGATGCTCAAGATGCTCAAGACGTTGTTAGCACACAAAGGGAGGAGCAAGCATTATTGAAACTTATGTCTGGCCTCGTGATATCTGGGCCGAATGACACAAAAGCAACCGACGACGCGTCTTCGGTAGTCGACTCAATCGAAGGCCTTACACACCTCTCGGCTTCGCCAGAGCACAAGAACGATATTGCCAAAAACACACCATTATTAAAGAAAATGTTTGCTCTTGTCCCAGTGGCGTCGGCGTCGGCTAAAGCTTCCGCACAGCTCAAGAATAACTTCGATGAATCTGCTATGTTCCATCGCGATAATTCTGTTCTCCTATTTGGAATTGCGTCTATTGTTAGCAATCTTGTATCATATCGTCCGCCACGTTCTAAAGAGGAACGTGCAATTGAACAACTTCGGCGGACTGCGACTCCTGGGGCGAAACGTAACACACTCCCAGTTGCTGTGGATGATCCGGCCGATGCAGACTCCGCGGTGGCCGCTCGTGCTAGATTAGTCATCCAGGCCGGCGTGCTTCCAGCGCTGAGTGCTCTTGCTCAAAGTACCAGCATTGGTGTACGACGCGCGACTGGAAGCGTTTATCTTGGTCTTGTAACCGAACAAACGAACCGAGGAAAAGTTATCCAGGGTGGTGGTATCAAAGCACTTTTACATATTGCTCAAAGGGCCACATACGACCGACCTCCAAATGCACCGGACGTTTTAACGCCCCATGATCTACTACCGCTTCAGGCACTTGCGAAGCTCACTATTACCCATCCTCCCAATCTATTATTCGGTAACTCTCCGAGATCAGCTATCGGTCCGTTGTCTACTCTGTTATCTCATAGTGATGCGACCACGCTTCAGCAATTCGAGGCCCTTATGGCGTTGACCAATATAGCCGGGGTAGACCCAGAAGGTGTACTCAAACCAGTTGGTGCTCGTCGAATCGAGGAGCTTATGCTAGATGAACACAAAATGCTCCGACGTGCGGCAGTTGAATTGCTGTGCAACCTAGTTGGTTCGGATGAAATCTGGAAGCGATACACAGGGGAGGGAGAAGAGGACAATCAAGCCGGTAAAGCCGTGCAGTCCCGGCTTCACGTTTTGATGGCCCTTTCCGATGTGGAAGATTTGCCGACCCGCCGCGCCGCAAGCGGAGCGCTCGCGATGCTTACATCATCCTCTTCAGTTGTTGATTCTTTGCTCGAGCTGGAGCGTGGGCCATCACGGTTAATGAAGGTAGTCAGGGAACTGGTATATCCAAATGGTATGCTTTTGCCCGTCCTATTTGATCTGAATTTATGCGATTTTTTCAATACCAGATGACCAAGACAGTGAAGATGAGGGCGAAGAAGAGCCTATGGAACATGACGCCTCTCTCACGCTTCGTGGGGCAACAATTGCATGCAACGTGTTGACTAGAGCCCCTTCTCACTTCAAGCAGGACTTGGTTGACGCAAGCCAAGAAACGGGACTTCTGGGTGCCCTGCTGCAAACAGTTCAAACTGGCGATGACGCCTCCAAACGGCCAGCTGCTGAAGCCCTAGTTTGGATCGGCAGGGCTCAAGGtcaaataccatcaatatagATGAAGTCATACTTATATATGATGAGCTCTTTTGCGCTACGCGGCAGTCGTATCCGTGTGATATTATTCATGATGAATCAATTCAGAATAGTCCGGGTCTGCGTAGTGGGTCTGAATACCCCCGTGTTCTATCATGAAGCATTGATGCCAAGTATACATGGGTGCTAATCTAGTTGGACGAATCGGATGCATACGGCGCGAGCGTGACCTCTGTATCTGCGAACATTTTCCTCAACACTTCAGGTTAATCATTCAATCTCAGCAGGGCTACCCCGCATTTCCTCAACGCTATCGGTGACAGTCAAGTCTGTGCACGGTATGCAAAGGGCGAAGCGAGTGTAAGCGAGACAGCTCCCGCTATTGTGGAGACTCGCAGGTGCTACTTCACATCTTGAAACAATGATGGTAAGACTGGGCATATCCTATTGGGTCAGCATATGGCATCTCTTAGTGGGTCTGCGGAGTCTCTTGTCACTATCGACGAGCGCGTGCAAAATCACCCTCATTCGGAACATTCGTCACAGACCGTCCTTTTTGGCTTTATTAGGGTGATTCGCGAGTGACGGATGATCGCCGATGCTGTACCGGTACCTGGCGGTCGACTTCTAGCCGTCGGCAAATGAATCATAACTACCCTGTGGAACACATACCGGCCCCGCCCGATACAATAAGCATAGGTAACTTATGGGTGGCTATAGCTACTCTGAAGGTCGCCTACATTTGCAGAAGTAAGCGTTCACGCTTTTGATCAGGATTTGTCAGTGTGTCAGCCAAATATCGGACACAGGCAACGTAAAAAACCGCTTGAACGTACGGCCTATATGAAGAATAACTGATTCATATATGACATAACTGTGGATATGTGCTTAAATCTTCTATTATATTGGATTGAGATAGGGACAAGATATTTTTGGGCAAGCTAACTGGAGTCCGCCATGTGTTAGGTAAGCGATCACATAGCACGGCTACATCTGACAGGCTTCGTCCGATCTTGATACGACAAATAGTTTTGCAGATCTTGTTGTCATTGTGAGGGATTTGTCGTCTACCGTTGGACTTGGCATACCGTGGGTTCCAGTGATTCAGCAAGCGTCGTGTGGACATGATCACTAGAATCGTACGCAACCGGCAATCCACCATTCCTCCACCGAGTCCCAATCAAGGCATCCTTCCAGGCTTCTTCGAAGGAATCGGGGAATGCTGAACTTTGGAGTAGCTTATCAAATTAAACCTATCTCTCGGCCGGATCTTCAGACGACAAACTGAGAAAAGTAGATTCTCGCCCGGTCGGCGAATATCTGAGATAGGTAGATGTGTAATTAGTAATTTGGGTACAAAAAGGCAAAGAGAGAGGGGGGCTTCAGAGCAAATCCCACTCGCCTCTTTAATTGCACCCGATCCCCACTCACATCACTATGTCTTCCGACTCGTTCAACGCCAACGAAACCTGCTTCTCGGTAGGTAACTTATTCGTCCTACTATCTACGCTTACTTATAGCTTCTTTGTAGTTCAACTGGCCTTCTACGCTCTCCGGAATCGAACGAGTAGCTCTGTCGGCGAAGGGAGACCTTCAGCGCACCCTTAGGTAGGTCCCTTCCCATCTTACCTATTCAATCCACTTCTAATGGTCAACCACCCTCCCCCAGCGCATACTTTTCCCATCCCATTTCAGTTGCCCGCGGGTATACGTCGCCAGACCCGAGCGCACCTATTTCAAGTGCATCACATGCGACTCCCCTTGAACAAATCCGCTCTGTTGACCTTATCTGTCGAGGCCGAATCGTCTGCATGTGCACCTCGACCGTGACCATGACGAGTCCAGCAGCAGCTCAGCTTGTACTGGTCGACAAATACCCCATCGGACAAGTATTTAGGGCGCTCGGAACTGGCCCCGCATTTCAGCTCTTGGACGTTGGCCTAACTGAAGGTGGCAAGGGCTTGTGGCGGGTTTATACCCTCAA
The Rhizoctonia solani chromosome 8, complete sequence DNA segment above includes these coding regions:
- a CDS encoding Vegetative incompatibility protein HET-E-1, with protein sequence MSRLKDPDRLAAPITHVGHVNAVYAVAFSPDGKSVSSGSMDRTVRIWDTSSPAPKGEPYTGHTRGVSSVSYSPAGDLIVSGSHDQSIRLWDTDTGEQVGDPLHGHAGAINAVAFSSSGKFIVSGSNDNFVRVWDIQNRTSSNSFSGHYGRVNSVGFSPDGVYVISGSDDTTLRAWDIERVANARSFRGHTGPIRSITYSPDGSHIASASCDNTIRSNDGKVIVWNLFEYDLNEKRENETPVRNHDESPKENKREISRYTPIEETFNLLLKHGCIDLTSQMESGRDSSVMIGGGGFGDIWTSRLRSGGKVAIKVWRGSSIEQCEDKALKRATREVYHWSRMKHQHVHQLLGVIIFRDQHLGMVSEWMENGNLHEYMRKEPTLDRYEMCRSIASGLAYMHECDALNVLISSDGLAKLADFGLSTISETSLGFSDTSNSRIGSTRWAAPELLFDDAQRSKESDIYALGMTMLEVITGEVPYPQCQTEYRVIVKVMEGTQPPRPTAQLKDDGRGDRMWSLLLSCWDKDPGARPSARQVLETLRSIQAPLK
- a CDS encoding unc-like protein, whose product is MSDLTSQLQQLTARLESSAPILSSDESKLLFNSFLPLSPTESKSLAYIALAKLCSSVRDASPASDNTSDPIMPMFTTELDHRLSSTKADSVTSALGLLYALFQVDPAAATALFSLPETVSSLEDIPEIFSDATSPVIKPFASLLAQAASNSSCRNLINERGRSWLMMQARQTRDPKLQASAAVALTKLARGIPVSSLESQVQDAQDAQDVVSTQREEQALLKLMSGLVISGPNDTKATDDASSVVDSIEGLTHLSASPEHKNDIAKNTPLLKKMFALVPVASASAKASAQLKNNFDESAMFHRDNSVLLFGIASIVSNLVSYRPPRSKEERAIEQLRRTATPGAKRNTLPVAVDDPADADSAVAARARLVIQAGVLPALSALAQSTSIGVRRATGSVYLGLVTEQTNRGKVIQGGGIKALLHIAQRATYDRPPNAPDVLTPHDLLPLQALAKLTITHPPNLLFGNSPRSAIGPLSTLLSHSDATTLQQFEALMALTNIAGVDPEGVLKPVGARRIEELMLDEHKMLRRAAVELLCNLVGSDEIWKRYTGEGEEDNQAGKAVQSRLHVLMALSDVEDLPTRRAASGALAMLTSSSSVVDSLLELERGPSRLMKVVRELVYPNDDQDSEDEGEEEPMEHDASLTLRGATIACNVLTRAPSHFKQDLVDASQETGLLGALLQTVQTGDDASKRPAAEALVWIGRAQGQIPSI